The proteins below are encoded in one region of Pseudoduganella armeniaca:
- a CDS encoding Hsp20 family protein — translation MRTFDLTPLYRTAIGFDRLAQMLNNAEAQPSYPPYNIELVSEDQYRIVMALAGFDRSEIDITSERDTLHIVGRKQKDGNERTYLHRGIAARDFEQRFQLANHVKVTGASFNNGMLTIDLVREVPEALKPRKIAIDGVTNTDVPAIEEQRAA, via the coding sequence ATGCGTACTTTTGACCTGACTCCGCTGTACCGTACCGCTATCGGCTTCGACCGCCTGGCACAGATGCTGAACAATGCCGAGGCTCAGCCCAGCTACCCCCCGTATAACATCGAACTCGTGTCGGAAGACCAGTATCGCATCGTGATGGCACTGGCCGGCTTCGACCGTTCGGAAATCGACATCACCAGCGAACGCGACACGCTGCACATCGTCGGCCGCAAGCAGAAGGACGGCAACGAGCGCACCTACCTGCACCGCGGTATCGCGGCCCGCGATTTCGAGCAGCGCTTCCAGCTGGCGAATCATGTCAAGGTAACGGGCGCCTCCTTCAATAACGGCATGCTCACCATCGACCTGGTGCGTGAAGTGCCCGAAGCGCTCAAGCCGCGCAAGATCGCCATCGATGGCGTCACGAACACTGACGTTCCCGCCATCGAAGAGCAGCGCGCGGCCTGA
- a CDS encoding glutathione S-transferase family protein — protein MITLHTWTTPNGRKPIILLEELGVPYNVVPVDLGKRQQFEPAFLAISPNNKIPALVDDDAAGGPLTMFESGAILTYLAEKHGQLLPAAGLARYRVLTWLHWQIGGVGPMFGQLGYFSRQDDADATGHFVEEAERLLDVLDKQLANGAYLAGDEYSIADIALYPGSWPPRSGSARSWVRRWTARPRCSAGSGWSASARRCARGWLGHRADVRYAARPGVAALRPPAHGRSRRYSRSRSPARSPRRQPCAA, from the coding sequence ATGATCACGCTGCACACCTGGACCACGCCCAATGGCCGCAAGCCCATCATCCTGCTGGAAGAGCTGGGCGTACCCTACAACGTCGTGCCGGTCGACCTTGGCAAGCGCCAGCAGTTCGAGCCAGCCTTCCTGGCCATTTCCCCCAACAACAAGATTCCCGCGCTGGTCGACGACGACGCGGCAGGCGGCCCGCTGACGATGTTCGAAAGCGGCGCCATCCTGACCTACCTGGCGGAGAAACATGGCCAGCTGCTGCCGGCGGCCGGCTTGGCCCGCTACCGAGTGCTGACGTGGCTGCACTGGCAGATCGGCGGCGTGGGACCGATGTTCGGCCAGCTGGGCTATTTCTCGCGCCAGGACGATGCCGACGCCACCGGCCATTTTGTCGAGGAAGCCGAGCGCCTGCTGGACGTGCTGGACAAGCAGCTTGCCAATGGCGCCTACCTGGCCGGCGACGAGTATTCGATCGCCGACATCGCCCTCTACCCTGGATCATGGCCGCCACGGAGCGGCTCGGCCCGCAGCTGGGTGCGACGTTGGACAGCAAGGCCTCGCTGCAGCGCTGGCTCGGGCTGGTCGGCGAGCGCCCGGCGGTGCGCAAGGGGATGGCTTGGACACCGGGCTGACGTGCGCTACGCTGCCCGCCCTGGCGTCGCCGCGCTAAGGCCACCGGCGCACGGGCGCTCCAGGAGGTACTCCAGGTCGCGCTCGCCCGCGCGCTCCCCGCGCCGCCAGCCCTGCGCGGCATAG
- a CDS encoding Y-family DNA polymerase — protein MRLWIGLHLPRLPLEVFSPRWSADTGTAVLEHEVVLAVSDLARRAGVRPGMRRGGALMLAPEIALHERAPAQEAEALHAVALALLRYTPQVTEGEEATLLLDVGASLRLFGGIRQLCALVRESLQALGFTAVLGVAPTARGAWLLARSGAGRSLTIERMERRLQALPVSLLPPARPYLAWLEGIGCLTVGELMRLPRPGLQRRCGRALLDVLDAARGHTAEMFRWIEAPPNFHAKLELFDRIDDADLLLAGARRLLQQLTGWLCAHQFAVERISLLLEHERGRVARPPTAIDILLAEAVWRDDHLVRLLKERLAKLVLEAPVIGLCLEAPQVKPMAPLSDSLFPEPGGSKADRLRLFELLVARLGADNVLQAAPRADHRPEYANGWAPVQDKPANVTAALPPGSLPRPAWLLAKPIPLLVRDHRPFYCSPLRMVSSAERIEAGWWGETQTRDYFIAQGEDNAHYWVYRERLTGTDEDAEPRWYLHGLFG, from the coding sequence ATGCGACTCTGGATCGGCCTGCACCTGCCCCGGCTCCCGCTCGAAGTGTTCAGCCCGCGCTGGTCGGCTGACACGGGCACGGCCGTGCTGGAACACGAGGTGGTGCTGGCCGTCTCGGATCTGGCGCGGCGCGCCGGCGTACGCCCTGGCATGCGCCGCGGCGGCGCGCTGATGCTGGCGCCGGAGATCGCGCTGCACGAACGTGCGCCCGCGCAGGAGGCCGAGGCCCTGCACGCGGTGGCGCTGGCCCTGCTGCGCTACACGCCGCAGGTGACGGAAGGAGAAGAGGCGACGTTGCTGCTGGACGTGGGCGCCAGCCTGCGCCTGTTCGGCGGCATCCGCCAGCTGTGCGCCCTGGTGCGCGAAAGCCTGCAGGCGCTGGGGTTCACGGCGGTGCTGGGCGTGGCGCCGACGGCGCGCGGCGCCTGGCTGCTGGCACGCAGCGGCGCGGGACGTTCTTTAACAATCGAGCGGATGGAGCGCCGGCTGCAGGCCCTGCCGGTCAGCCTGCTGCCGCCGGCCCGGCCTTACCTGGCGTGGCTGGAGGGCATCGGCTGCCTGACGGTGGGAGAGCTGATGCGCCTGCCTCGGCCCGGGCTGCAGCGGCGTTGCGGCCGCGCGCTGCTGGACGTGCTCGACGCCGCGCGCGGCCACACGGCCGAGATGTTCCGCTGGATCGAGGCACCGCCCAACTTTCACGCCAAGCTGGAACTGTTCGACCGCATCGACGACGCCGACCTGCTGCTGGCCGGCGCGCGCCGCCTGTTGCAGCAGCTGACGGGCTGGCTGTGCGCGCACCAGTTCGCCGTCGAACGCATCAGCCTGCTGCTGGAACACGAACGGGGCAGGGTGGCGCGTCCGCCCACGGCGATCGACATCCTGCTGGCCGAAGCCGTCTGGCGCGACGATCACCTGGTGCGCCTATTGAAGGAGCGGCTGGCCAAGCTGGTGCTGGAAGCGCCCGTCATCGGCCTGTGCCTGGAGGCGCCGCAGGTCAAGCCGATGGCGCCGCTCAGCGACTCGCTGTTTCCCGAGCCGGGCGGCAGCAAGGCGGACCGCCTGCGCCTGTTCGAACTGCTGGTGGCCCGGCTGGGCGCCGACAACGTGCTGCAGGCGGCACCCCGGGCCGACCACCGTCCCGAGTATGCCAATGGCTGGGCGCCGGTGCAGGACAAGCCGGCCAACGTGACGGCGGCGCTGCCGCCCGGCAGCCTGCCCCGGCCCGCATGGCTGCTGGCCAAGCCGATCCCGCTGCTGGTGCGCGACCACCGGCCGTTCTATTGTTCGCCGCTGCGCATGGTGTCCTCGGCCGAACGGATCGAGGCGGGCTGGTGGGGCGAGACGCAGACGCGCGACTACTTCATCGCGCAAGGCGAGGACAACGCCCACTACTGGGTCTACCGGGAACGGCTGACGGGGACCGACGAGGATGCGGAGCCGCGCTGGTACCTGCACGGCCTGTTCGGCTGA
- a CDS encoding GNAT family N-acetyltransferase → MTAPATLYRRATAADISAMSAIRLAVTENVLSDPSRVTLAMYDDYLDRAGRGWVAELDGTIAAFCYAARDGSIWALFVQPGCEGRGLAKHLLGLATDWLFAQGHERIRLTTGAGTRADRFYAAQGWRRGERAGERDLEYLLERPCAGGLSAATPGRAA, encoded by the coding sequence ATGACGGCCCCCGCGACGCTGTACCGGCGGGCGACGGCGGCCGACATCTCCGCCATGTCGGCGATCCGCCTGGCGGTGACGGAAAACGTGCTGTCCGACCCGAGCCGGGTGACGTTGGCGATGTACGACGATTACCTGGACCGGGCCGGACGGGGCTGGGTGGCCGAACTGGACGGCACGATCGCCGCGTTCTGCTACGCCGCCCGCGACGGCTCGATCTGGGCGTTGTTCGTCCAGCCTGGTTGCGAGGGCAGGGGGCTGGCCAAGCACTTGCTGGGGCTGGCAACGGATTGGCTGTTCGCGCAAGGCCACGAGCGCATCCGGCTGACAACCGGGGCCGGCACCCGCGCCGACCGCTTCTATGCCGCGCAGGGCTGGCGGCGCGGGGAGCGCGCGGGCGAGCGCGACCTGGAGTACCTCCTGGAGCGCCCGTGCGCCGGTGGCCTTAGCGCGGCGACGCCAGGGCGGGCAGCGTAG
- the imuA gene encoding translesion DNA synthesis-associated protein ImuA produces MQPLPDARTDDRIDACPDARPDAITAPEAVHPSLWLASQLAQSTDRCVDTGHPALSAQLPGGGWPTGTLFELLLPQPGIGEMRLLRPALAALAAAQRSIVLLQPPHAPQALALAALGIAPSQLIWIRNTGKSTDALWAAEQILRSGCCGALLLWQQHVRGEALRRLHLAAQSGDTLFCLLRPLAAAQDASPAPLRLSLRSAAGGMEIGFIKRRGPQREAPLFLPLTPSLLQRHATLDRPAPAPAPARSVQPALVG; encoded by the coding sequence TTGCAACCGCTTCCAGACGCGCGTACCGATGACCGCATCGATGCATGCCCTGATGCGCGTCCTGATGCGATTACTGCGCCGGAAGCCGTGCATCCCTCGTTATGGCTTGCATCGCAACTGGCGCAATCGACCGACCGCTGTGTCGACACCGGCCATCCGGCCCTGTCGGCCCAGTTGCCGGGCGGCGGCTGGCCGACGGGAACCTTGTTCGAACTTTTGTTGCCGCAGCCAGGGATAGGTGAAATGCGCCTGTTGCGGCCGGCGCTGGCGGCGCTGGCGGCGGCGCAGCGCTCCATCGTGCTGCTGCAGCCGCCCCATGCGCCCCAGGCGCTGGCGCTGGCGGCCCTGGGCATTGCGCCGTCGCAGCTGATCTGGATCCGCAACACGGGCAAGAGCACGGACGCGCTATGGGCGGCCGAGCAGATCCTGCGCAGCGGCTGCTGCGGTGCGCTGCTGCTGTGGCAGCAGCATGTGCGGGGCGAAGCATTGCGTCGGCTGCATCTGGCGGCGCAAAGCGGCGATACCCTGTTCTGCCTGTTGCGGCCGCTGGCGGCCGCGCAGGATGCGTCACCCGCGCCGTTGCGCCTGTCGCTGCGGTCGGCCGCGGGCGGCATGGAAATCGGTTTTATCAAGCGGCGCGGGCCGCAGCGGGAGGCACCGCTGTTCCTTCCGTTGACCCCGTCTTTATTGCAACGACATGCGACTCTGGATCGGCCTGCACCTGCCCCGGCTCCCGCTCGAAGTGTTCAGCCCGCGCTGGTCGGCTGA
- a CDS encoding alpha/beta hydrolase family protein, which produces MRAERLDFPGAGGTMLAARLDAPDGPIRAYALFAHCFTCGKDVFAASRIAQSLTQHGIAVLRFDFTGLGASEGDFANTNFSSNIADLAAAADYLRSTRAAPQLLIGHSLGGAATLAVAGSIPEARAVVTIAAPSDPSHVTHLFASQLDAIATDGEAQVQLAGRPFRIRKQFLDDVAQHALQPKIAALRKALLVMHAPGDTTVGIDNALHIFAAAKHPKSYISLDSADHLLTRREDAIYVADLIAAWSARYLPATSASA; this is translated from the coding sequence ATGCGGGCGGAACGACTCGACTTTCCCGGTGCCGGCGGCACCATGCTGGCGGCGCGCCTCGACGCGCCAGACGGCCCCATTCGCGCCTACGCGCTGTTCGCCCACTGCTTCACGTGCGGCAAGGACGTGTTCGCGGCCAGCCGCATCGCCCAATCACTGACGCAACATGGCATCGCCGTGCTGCGCTTCGACTTCACTGGGCTGGGCGCCAGCGAGGGCGATTTCGCCAACACGAATTTTTCCTCGAATATCGCCGACCTGGCCGCCGCCGCCGACTACCTGCGCAGCACGCGTGCGGCACCGCAACTGCTGATCGGTCACAGCCTGGGCGGTGCGGCCACCTTGGCCGTTGCCGGCAGCATCCCGGAAGCCCGCGCCGTCGTCACGATCGCCGCGCCCAGCGACCCGTCGCACGTCACGCACCTGTTCGCCAGCCAGCTGGACGCGATCGCCACCGACGGCGAAGCACAGGTGCAACTGGCGGGGCGGCCGTTCCGTATCCGCAAGCAGTTCCTCGACGACGTGGCGCAGCACGCGCTGCAGCCGAAGATCGCCGCCTTGCGCAAGGCCCTGCTGGTGATGCATGCGCCGGGCGACACGACGGTTGGCATCGACAACGCGCTGCATATTTTCGCGGCCGCGAAACACCCGAAAAGCTACATCAGCCTGGACAGCGCCGACCATCTGCTGACGCGGCGCGAGGATGCCATCTACGTAGCCGACCTGATCGCCGCCTGGAGCGCGCGCTATCTGCCAGCCACGTCGGCGAGCGCATGA
- a CDS encoding M61 family metallopeptidase has translation MPLSFAPRAVILPLLLASAFCAKADPLPPSLDQPYPGTIRMKIDASDTARSIFRIHETIPVKPGKLTLLYPQWVTAQHGPTGALHQLAGLKVSANGKPVAWKRDPLNVYAFQVDVPKDAQALEVEYQHLSPTEGSQGRIAVTPDILGIQWQSMTMYPAGYHTRRIPIQTTLTLPAGWQYGTALETAQRSGDEIQFKTTDLETFIDSPLFAGRHFKRFDLDPGAKVPVRLNIVADTAEALEAKPEQIELHRALVKQAYKLFDSQHYTHYDFLFALSEEFGGVGREHHQSSENGVKSNYFTEWSKTEAVRTLLPHEFTHSWNGKFRRPKGQDVPNFNTPLENSLLWVYEGQTQYWGQVLAARSGLVKASSVRDIIAATAATYANVQGRTWRPVVDTTNDPIISQRRPQVWPNWQRSEDYYAEGALIWLDVDTKIRELSGDKRSLDDFARGFFGVDNGVNVAKHYTFDDVVKALNAVQPFDWGPFLKKKVEETGPAPLDGLARAGWKLVYTDTQTEFLKGVEEQSKAASFQFSLGFSVTSEGKITGIVWDSLGFQAGLTGNTTLLAVNGRAYKADVLRAAVTAAAKDKKPIDLLVKRGNDYRTIALPYYDGLKYPRLERIEGTRDRLEAILQAVK, from the coding sequence ATGCCCCTGTCTTTTGCCCCGCGCGCAGTGATCCTGCCGCTGCTGCTGGCCAGCGCTTTCTGCGCCAAGGCCGACCCGCTGCCTCCTTCGCTGGACCAGCCCTACCCGGGCACCATCCGGATGAAGATCGACGCCTCCGACACGGCCCGCAGCATCTTCCGCATTCATGAAACCATTCCCGTCAAACCGGGCAAGCTGACGCTGCTGTATCCGCAGTGGGTAACGGCCCAGCACGGCCCGACGGGGGCGCTGCACCAGCTGGCCGGCCTGAAGGTATCGGCCAACGGCAAGCCGGTGGCATGGAAGCGCGACCCGCTCAACGTGTATGCCTTCCAGGTCGACGTGCCGAAGGACGCCCAGGCGCTGGAAGTGGAATACCAGCACTTGTCGCCCACCGAAGGCAGCCAGGGCCGTATTGCCGTGACGCCGGACATCCTGGGCATCCAGTGGCAGTCGATGACGATGTACCCGGCCGGCTACCACACGCGTCGCATCCCCATCCAGACCACGCTGACCCTGCCTGCCGGCTGGCAGTACGGCACGGCGCTGGAAACGGCGCAACGCAGCGGCGACGAGATCCAGTTCAAGACGACCGACCTGGAAACCTTCATCGATTCGCCGCTGTTCGCGGGCCGCCACTTCAAACGGTTCGACCTCGACCCTGGCGCGAAAGTTCCGGTCCGCCTGAACATCGTGGCGGACACCGCCGAGGCGCTGGAAGCCAAGCCGGAACAGATCGAGCTGCACCGCGCGCTGGTGAAGCAGGCCTATAAGCTGTTCGACTCGCAGCATTACACGCACTACGATTTCCTGTTCGCATTGTCGGAAGAGTTCGGCGGCGTGGGCCGCGAGCACCACCAGTCCAGCGAAAACGGCGTCAAGAGCAATTACTTCACCGAGTGGAGCAAGACCGAGGCCGTGCGCACCCTGCTGCCGCACGAGTTCACGCACTCCTGGAACGGCAAGTTCCGCCGGCCCAAGGGCCAGGACGTGCCCAACTTCAACACGCCGCTGGAAAACAGCCTGCTGTGGGTGTACGAGGGCCAGACGCAGTACTGGGGCCAGGTGCTGGCGGCCCGCTCCGGCCTCGTCAAGGCGTCCAGCGTGCGCGACATCATCGCCGCCACCGCCGCCACCTACGCCAACGTGCAGGGTCGCACGTGGCGGCCGGTCGTCGACACCACCAACGACCCCATCATCAGCCAGCGGCGCCCGCAGGTCTGGCCGAACTGGCAGCGCAGCGAGGACTACTACGCCGAAGGCGCACTGATCTGGCTGGACGTGGACACGAAGATCCGCGAACTGTCCGGCGACAAGCGCTCGCTGGACGACTTCGCGCGCGGCTTCTTCGGCGTCGACAACGGCGTCAACGTGGCCAAGCACTACACGTTCGACGACGTCGTCAAGGCCCTGAACGCCGTGCAGCCGTTCGACTGGGGGCCGTTCCTGAAGAAGAAGGTCGAGGAAACGGGCCCGGCGCCGCTGGACGGCCTGGCGCGCGCCGGCTGGAAGCTGGTCTACACGGATACCCAGACGGAATTCCTCAAGGGTGTCGAGGAACAAAGCAAGGCAGCCAGTTTCCAGTTCTCGCTGGGCTTCTCCGTGACCAGCGAAGGCAAGATCACGGGCATCGTCTGGGACAGCCTGGGCTTCCAGGCCGGCCTGACCGGCAACACGACGCTGCTGGCCGTCAACGGCCGCGCCTACAAGGCCGACGTGCTGCGCGCGGCTGTCACTGCGGCCGCGAAGGACAAGAAACCGATCGACCTGCTGGTCAAGCGCGGCAACGACTACCGCACCATCGCGCTGCCGTATTACGACGGCCTGAAGTATCCGCGCCTGGAGCGCATCGAGGGTACCCGGGACCGGCTGGAAGCGATCCTGCAAGCGGTCAAGTAA
- a CDS encoding Hsp20 family protein, protein MRTFDLAPLYRTAIGFDRLAQLLNNDSQPSYPPYNVELVGEDQYRIVMALAGFDRSEIDITSERDSLVVVGRKQKDAVERTFLHRGIAARDFEQRFQLANHVKVTGASFDNGMLTIDLVREVPEAFKPRKIAIDGVGANVTALDDKRVAA, encoded by the coding sequence ATGCGTACTTTTGACCTTGCTCCTCTGTACCGTACCGCCATCGGCTTCGATCGCCTGGCCCAGCTGCTGAACAACGACTCGCAGCCCAGCTATCCGCCGTACAACGTCGAACTGGTCGGCGAAGACCAGTACCGCATCGTGATGGCGCTGGCCGGCTTCGACCGTTCCGAGATCGACATCACCAGCGAGCGCGATTCGCTCGTCGTGGTGGGCCGCAAGCAGAAGGACGCCGTCGAGCGCACCTTCCTGCACCGTGGCATCGCGGCGCGCGACTTCGAACAGCGCTTCCAGCTGGCCAACCACGTCAAGGTGACGGGTGCCTCGTTCGACAACGGCATGCTCACCATCGACCTGGTGCGCGAGGTGCCGGAAGCGTTCAAGCCGCGCAAGATCGCCATCGATGGCGTCGGTGCCAATGTCACGGCGCTCGACGACAAGCGCGTCGCGGCGTAA
- a CDS encoding PRC-barrel domain-containing protein — MSYLDRDPFGIYRDRTNEGPGPRLMGADTLMGEDVYNRQEEDLGDIKEIMIDMQSGQIAYAVLSFGGILGMGDKLFAVPWQALQLDTVNKRFILDVSKERLESAPGFDKDRWPDMASAEFGSQIHGFYGTQQALPGQMTSTGSVMGSGTSTMQSGSSYGQSGSLSGSSGSLSGSLSGSQSGNLGSSSGLSSQSGSLGSATGSNLGSSSLDLGNESDLTDRNVNQVGGLSNQNSSLDPNKKY; from the coding sequence ATGAGCTATCTCGACCGAGACCCGTTTGGCATTTACCGTGACCGCACCAACGAAGGCCCTGGCCCGCGCCTGATGGGCGCCGATACGCTGATGGGCGAGGACGTCTACAACCGCCAGGAAGAAGACCTGGGCGACATCAAGGAAATCATGATCGACATGCAGAGCGGCCAGATCGCCTACGCCGTGCTGTCCTTCGGCGGCATCCTGGGCATGGGCGACAAGCTGTTCGCCGTGCCATGGCAAGCCCTGCAACTCGACACCGTCAACAAGCGCTTCATCCTGGACGTGTCGAAGGAACGCCTGGAAAGCGCCCCGGGCTTCGACAAGGACCGCTGGCCCGACATGGCCAGCGCCGAATTCGGCAGCCAGATCCACGGCTTCTATGGCACCCAGCAGGCGCTACCGGGCCAGATGACGTCGACCGGCAGCGTGATGGGCAGCGGCACCAGCACGATGCAGAGCGGCAGCAGCTATGGCCAGAGCGGCAGCCTGTCCGGCTCGTCCGGCAGCCTGTCCGGCAGCCTGTCCGGCAGCCAGAGCGGCAACCTGGGCAGCAGCAGCGGCCTGTCCAGCCAGAGCGGCAGCCTGGGCAGCGCCACCGGCTCGAACCTGGGCAGCAGCAGCCTGGACCTGGGCAACGAATCGGACCTGACCGACCGCAACGTCAACCAGGTGGGCGGGCTGTCGAACCAGAACAGCAGCCTCGATCCGAACAAGAAGTATTGA
- a CDS encoding extracellular catalytic domain type 1 short-chain-length polyhydroxyalkanoate depolymerase, whose product MARPSGRTGGGAALFRSLAKLGRTQQKAAGKVMAGLLSLPAVTAPPVRKVARKPAAPRARAPVVAPGKWLASQEVVAVPGLPPRRMRYWLYLPHVVPEQAQIDGLPLVLMLHGCHQSATEFAEGTRMNLLAEQQGYAVLYPQQSASVHAQRCWRWFDRATQQGGGDVQPIAAVLARVLERYRIDRRRIYACGISAGAGMAHILALNFPDLFAAVGLHSGPVFGAGNGALGALGVMRHGGGTRAEAAVAEVLARRPDFPGMPTLVIQGAGDTVVRSVNQDQLVRQALLLNGLPAETPPRIKIAPAGRRGGRNGHEVRDYHRGRKLVVRAAHIDVLEHAWSGGDPRLAFNAKAGPDSSRMMLAFFAKQRR is encoded by the coding sequence ATGGCAAGACCAAGCGGCAGGACAGGCGGCGGCGCGGCATTATTTCGCAGCCTGGCAAAACTTGGACGGACCCAGCAGAAGGCGGCCGGCAAGGTCATGGCAGGGCTGCTGTCGTTACCGGCGGTTACCGCGCCACCGGTCCGCAAGGTGGCACGCAAGCCGGCCGCGCCGCGTGCGCGGGCACCGGTGGTGGCGCCGGGCAAATGGCTGGCCAGCCAGGAAGTGGTCGCCGTGCCAGGGCTGCCGCCACGGCGGATGCGCTACTGGCTGTACCTGCCGCACGTGGTGCCGGAGCAGGCGCAAATCGACGGCCTGCCGCTGGTGCTGATGCTGCACGGCTGCCACCAGAGCGCCACCGAGTTTGCCGAGGGCACGCGCATGAACCTGCTGGCCGAACAGCAGGGCTACGCGGTGCTGTACCCGCAGCAATCGGCCAGCGTGCACGCGCAGCGCTGCTGGCGCTGGTTCGACCGCGCCACCCAGCAGGGCGGCGGCGACGTGCAGCCGATCGCGGCCGTGTTGGCACGAGTATTGGAACGCTACCGCATCGACCGGCGCCGCATCTACGCCTGCGGCATCTCGGCCGGGGCCGGCATGGCGCACATCCTGGCGCTCAATTTCCCCGACCTGTTCGCGGCCGTGGGCCTGCATTCCGGTCCCGTGTTCGGCGCCGGCAATGGCGCGCTGGGCGCGTTGGGCGTGATGCGCCACGGCGGCGGCACGCGGGCGGAGGCGGCGGTGGCGGAAGTGCTGGCGCGCCGGCCCGATTTCCCCGGCATGCCGACGCTCGTCATCCAGGGCGCGGGCGACACGGTGGTGCGCTCGGTCAACCAGGACCAGCTGGTGCGCCAGGCGCTGCTGCTGAACGGCTTGCCGGCCGAGACGCCGCCGCGCATCAAGATCGCGCCGGCCGGCCGGCGCGGGGGCCGCAATGGGCACGAAGTGCGCGATTACCATCGAGGCCGCAAGCTGGTGGTGCGTGCCGCCCATATCGACGTGCTGGAGCATGCCTGGAGCGGCGGCGACCCGCGTCTGGCGTTCAATGCCAAGGCGGGGCCGGACTCGAGCCGGATGATGCTGGCGTTCTTTGCGAAGCAGCGGCGTTGA